A genomic stretch from Pieris brassicae chromosome 9, ilPieBrab1.1, whole genome shotgun sequence includes:
- the LOC123713918 gene encoding coiled-coil domain-containing protein 124 has product MPKKFAGENSKAVAARQRKENAKQEKDQKIQKMVDDAEWEDNDEKLKKKQQKKDEQEKKRQEQLQKKAEAKALLEKEMESIKGKALPPPPKITRAQISQIKEKTIRHEPTVKTVPARVVVEEPPLQENLNRLQIDGELAQTVDEAISILSEKSDVDKHPEKRLKAAYTAFEEINLPRLKAENPSLRLSQLKQMLRKEWLKSPQNPLNQA; this is encoded by the exons ATGCCTAAAAAATTTGCGGGAGAAAATAGCAAAGCGGTCGCGGCACGACAGCGTAAAGAGAACGCTAAACAAGAGAAGGACCAAAAGATACAAAAAATGGTAGACGATGCCGAGTGGGAAGATAACGAcgaaaaactaaagaaaaaacAACAGAAAAAG GATGAACAAGAAAAAAAGCGACAAGAACAGTTACAAAAGAAAGCAGAAGCCAAGGCATTATTAGAAAAAGAGATGGAATCTATAAAGGGAAAAGCACTTCCACCACCACCAAAGATCACCCGCGCACAAATATCccaaataaaagaaaagacTATTCGACATGAACCTACTGTAAAAACAGTG cCTGCTAGAGTGGTTGTTGAGGAACCACCTCTACAAGAAAATCTCAACCGGTTACAAATCGATGGCGAGTTAGCACAAACTGTTGACGAGGCTATCTCAATACTAAG TGAAAAGTCAGATGTAGACAAACATCCTGAAAAGAGATTGAAGGCAGCTTACACCGCATTTGAGGAAATAAACCTCCCTAGATTAAAAGCTGAAAACCCTAGTTTGCGGCTCTCACAGCTTAAACAGATGCTTAGGAAAGAATGGTTGAAATCACCACAAAACCCTTTGAACCAGGCTTAG
- the LOC123713917 gene encoding proline-rich protein PRCC isoform X1, whose amino-acid sequence MALVAYDNSDSSDYDEPESTGDTSKLQAILPDLPSGNGTEVRNEKNLFNLLPKPTKQKITLKEDEDEILLKKEIISEVKPKSRITVPSLGDFKDMEDTVPSAKRKVSKEKKSGLLSILPQPKNSAIVSTKMLIPQSVSNKPSATVKKIDSVPNNLKKAKVETKSVVKTDYSDESDNDDLQNDFFSINKPVELIPENVPFNIDVKVEQSQKEPRSLQSYFKKDDHVTLEPDYQSLEPQLVQEQSEYSSNQSDFIPVDCVSNRDVLDEEAILKLCGARGKRKREEIQIVDVNQQEVLRDAREMLLKGLMDDTTKRQSHSKKKGNEPTSQQKRKHQITYLAHQAKANEAELQNQWANNRMTKRQTQSKYGF is encoded by the exons ATGGCTTTAGTTGCGTATGATAACAGTGACTCAAGTGATTATGATGAACCTGAAAGTACTGGAGACACTTCAAAACTACAAG CTATACTACCTGATTTGCCATCGGGCAATGGAACAGAAGTTAGgaatgaaaaaaatctttttaacctCCTTCCTAAGCcaactaaacaaaaaataacattaaaggaGGATGAAGATGAAATATTGCTCAAAAAAGAGATAATAAGTGAAGTTAAACCTAAATCAAGAATTACTGTACCATCTCTAGGTGAT TTTAAAGATATGGAAGATACAGTTCCAAGTGCAAAAAGAAAAGTTAGCAAAGAG aaaaaatCTGGGCTCTTAAGTATTCTTCCACAGCCCAAAAACAGTGCTATAGTATCCACAAAAATGCTAATACCACAATCTGTATCTAACAAGCCATCTGCAACTGTAAAGAAGATAGACTCTgttccaaataatttaaaaaaagcaaagGTTGAAACAAAAAGTGTAGTTAAAACTGACTATTCAGATGAAAGCGATAATGATGATCTTCAGAATGATTTCttctcaataaataaacctgTAGAACTGATCCCAGAAAATGTACCTTTCAATATTGACGTTAAGGTTGAACAATCTCAAAAGGAACCTCGGTCCCTTCAGTCATATTTCAAAAAAGATGATCATGTTACATTGGAACCAGATTATCAAAGTTTAGAACCTCAATTAGTACAAGAACAGTCTGAATATAGCAGTAATCAATCAGATTTTATCCCAGTTGATTGTGTCAGTAATAGAGATGTATTGGACGAAGAAGCT atCTTAAAACTTTGTGGTGCTAGAGGCAAACGCAAAAGGGAAGAAATTCAGATTGTTGATGTAAATCAACAAGAAGTGCTTAGAGATGCAAGAGAAATGTTACTCAAGGGACTTATGGATGACACTACTAAGAGGCAATCCCACAGTAAGAAAAAGGGCAATGAACCAACAAGTCAACAGAAGAGAAAACATCAAATTACCTACTTAGCACAtcaa GCTAAAGCAAATGAAGCAGAGTTACAGAATCAATGGGCAAACAATAGAATGACAAAGAGACAAACGCAATCTAAATATGGCTTTTAA
- the LOC123713917 gene encoding proline-rich protein PRCC isoform X2, producing MALVAYDNSDSSDYDEPETILPDLPSGNGTEVRNEKNLFNLLPKPTKQKITLKEDEDEILLKKEIISEVKPKSRITVPSLGDFKDMEDTVPSAKRKVSKEKKSGLLSILPQPKNSAIVSTKMLIPQSVSNKPSATVKKIDSVPNNLKKAKVETKSVVKTDYSDESDNDDLQNDFFSINKPVELIPENVPFNIDVKVEQSQKEPRSLQSYFKKDDHVTLEPDYQSLEPQLVQEQSEYSSNQSDFIPVDCVSNRDVLDEEAILKLCGARGKRKREEIQIVDVNQQEVLRDAREMLLKGLMDDTTKRQSHSKKKGNEPTSQQKRKHQITYLAHQAKANEAELQNQWANNRMTKRQTQSKYGF from the exons ATGGCTTTAGTTGCGTATGATAACAGTGACTCAAGTGATTATGATGAACCTGAAA CTATACTACCTGATTTGCCATCGGGCAATGGAACAGAAGTTAGgaatgaaaaaaatctttttaacctCCTTCCTAAGCcaactaaacaaaaaataacattaaaggaGGATGAAGATGAAATATTGCTCAAAAAAGAGATAATAAGTGAAGTTAAACCTAAATCAAGAATTACTGTACCATCTCTAGGTGAT TTTAAAGATATGGAAGATACAGTTCCAAGTGCAAAAAGAAAAGTTAGCAAAGAG aaaaaatCTGGGCTCTTAAGTATTCTTCCACAGCCCAAAAACAGTGCTATAGTATCCACAAAAATGCTAATACCACAATCTGTATCTAACAAGCCATCTGCAACTGTAAAGAAGATAGACTCTgttccaaataatttaaaaaaagcaaagGTTGAAACAAAAAGTGTAGTTAAAACTGACTATTCAGATGAAAGCGATAATGATGATCTTCAGAATGATTTCttctcaataaataaacctgTAGAACTGATCCCAGAAAATGTACCTTTCAATATTGACGTTAAGGTTGAACAATCTCAAAAGGAACCTCGGTCCCTTCAGTCATATTTCAAAAAAGATGATCATGTTACATTGGAACCAGATTATCAAAGTTTAGAACCTCAATTAGTACAAGAACAGTCTGAATATAGCAGTAATCAATCAGATTTTATCCCAGTTGATTGTGTCAGTAATAGAGATGTATTGGACGAAGAAGCT atCTTAAAACTTTGTGGTGCTAGAGGCAAACGCAAAAGGGAAGAAATTCAGATTGTTGATGTAAATCAACAAGAAGTGCTTAGAGATGCAAGAGAAATGTTACTCAAGGGACTTATGGATGACACTACTAAGAGGCAATCCCACAGTAAGAAAAAGGGCAATGAACCAACAAGTCAACAGAAGAGAAAACATCAAATTACCTACTTAGCACAtcaa GCTAAAGCAAATGAAGCAGAGTTACAGAATCAATGGGCAAACAATAGAATGACAAAGAGACAAACGCAATCTAAATATGGCTTTTAA